The stretch of DNA GCAAAGAAGAGAACCATTGCAGCATCAACACtaaatccaagaaaatgaataaGAATTTGCAAAATTAAATTCGGAGACAACATACTATCTGCCAAACACAAATGCACAGAAAATTGATACCTAGCAAAAGTCTCCCATTATGGGAGAATACACTCATATCaagaaatgaataaaaaattggaaaaattaAATTCCAGATACCCCCATACTACCTCTCAAACAcaaattcacaaaaaattaACGCCTACCAAAGTCTCCCATCACGCAAGAATACACTCATATCCTTGCATAAGAGCAATGGTATTTGCTAAAGGACTTAAGATGGCTAGATGAACTGTGTTCTTATATCAGGATGAAGGCAACAATTTCATAGAGTAAAAATGGTCTGAATTACTGAATTTCATCAAATGAATTATAATGAGCAAACTGATATAGAGGATTCCATAGCTATCATACCTGCTCAGTATTGAGCTGCATATGCTCATAAACTGCACGAGCCAAGTATTCATCTTCTTCATCCTCCCACGTTTGGATGAAACATTCTGACTCTGTCATTGTTCAGATTTTATCCATCATTTTGTCAATCACCAGTTTGATGAAAAATATGTCTTGGTTGTATGCAGAGATCAAGAGAAATGTTTTATATTTTTAGCTAACAGCATTGAACTTGCTTATCAAATTTCAACCATgcaattcaaaaaaaaatttataatgaaTAAATTGAAGCTTAACATCCTGGCACTCAGCAATAAACCTTCTTGCAGCAAGTGAAATATTTGCAAATATTCAAAGTGAGCCTAATTTTAAGAGTTTTTGGTAAGGTAAAGTTTTCTCAATATCAACCATAATGCTCTAAACATCATATGCGAAGAcggaaaatattgaaaattgcCTTAGCAATCACAGTAACTGCAATTTCCATCTGTGGTAACTGTATTCATACCTTTTCTAGTTTTCTCAATTCTAAGAtcctcataaaatattttttccatcAGTAGTAGCATTTCTTCATAGTCTCCTTGACAACTCGTGGAAAGATCATCCTCCCATATCATGTCATCAGTTTTAGCGTCAAAAGTAGGAGCCCCATATTTCTCATGAAAAGATGATTCCTTAATTTTTCTTAGTTCATCAGAAACTATGTCATGGAGAGTTGATTTGACGAGATTCTGCAAAAAGAAACATTTTAAGCAAATGAAACACTAACGAGATAACTAACACATGGTAAGTTTAACAGGACTACAGGAGAGTTCACTGCTGTAAGCAAGAATTCAGGAAACAACATTTGTTCCATTGATTGAAAAAAAATTGGGCAGTGTAAATTTATAATTACTGGATTCTGTTAGGTAAACAATATTCCTTCAAGTACACCAAAGATTTGCATTTGGATAAGTGCCCTCAAAATACAAGCTATAGGAGGTTTTGTTGGCCACATAGTATTATTATTCCgcatcacaaaaaaaaaacctttgCTCCAAAGCCATGGGTATTATGGTATACAAATGGCTATGAAAGGAAGCTTGCACCTGATGAATATCTCACATCTAGTTAATTGAACAAGCCTCGCTCCATTTCCTCTAGAAAAGGAGACGATGTAGGATCGTTTTTCACAATTCCCTGTCCTAAGCACCATTAGCCAAAAGGTGAATAAGAGTAAAGCTAACCAGATGGTTATGGTTAAACTGGATATTTCAATGCCTctttacacacacacatataaacTAGGTCTAATTCCCATTAAGATTACAAGCGTTGACATAACTAAGGATCAAGCAATCAACTCGCAGAGGTAAGGAAAAAAAACATCTCACAGAACTGTGCAACAAATAACAACCACAACCATTATACAAACGTTCCCAGATAGAATCTAAGCAAATAAAAAGCAACAAGCACCTCGTGATTGGAAGGGTGGTCCGCAGCTTCTGGTAACCTCAATTTCCAAAGCAAGCGAGCTCTATGCTCGCGTACCCTTTTAAAGCAATTTTCTCTGAGCTGCATTTCacaatatatattctgaacaaaCAATTGATTCcaaaaaaaaacatgaaaaatGAACGAAGCAGACAGCAAGCACCTTGTGTTTCCAATTGGTGAAGGTCGATGACTGATTTTTCAGGGATGAACGACGAACTCGGGGCGCGGGCGCTACGTTCTCGTCTCCCACCATGTCTCCTCCGCCAACGCCTTTCATTTCCCCCATAGCCGACCTTCCACTATTTAGCCTCCTTATATTTTAAATACGTTAcccatatataaataaatataaaaaagaaaaatataaattaaaaaaaaaaagataaatcctcaatttctctcaaatatttataaatcattatatcaatttgattaatttattaggaaaaaaaaatattgaatttcaatttttttaataaaatataaagttCATAGTGATTATCCGAAAATAGTGACGTTTTACCTACACGAACTAAAATTAGGCATTTTTTTCTCCATATTTttctattaaaaataaatatacattCTTAGTAGTATCATTATGTAAAAAACGAACAATATTAAATTCAATCAAgtgattataaattttttttataaaaatgttttttttacaaatcttgataaaatgttttaaaaattgttttaataataaataCGTGTTTTGATAACTGTAAAAATGCTCCAGAGTTGAAAATATGTTTAAacaatcattttaaaaaaaaaaatgattttatacACCGACGGCGACATCGTCTCAACGATACCATACCATACCATACCATACCTTTCTACGGTTATATATTCCATAAGACAAAGGGCTTGAGAGCTAAAGCTTACAATAAGAGATTGGAAAAATAATTACTAGAAAACAGAAACAGGAGAGAAGCCAAAGTAAAGCATCTTTTTATGGTCACTTCTTGCAATCTGAGAAATATAAGTTCGACCTTACTGTGCTTCAGGTGATAGGTACACAAGACTAGTTTACAACTTACAAGTCTCTTGAAGGAAATATTCTTGTAGAAGATGTCTCTCCTAAGGAGACAGATGCGAGGGACGACGCCCAAACCCGAGCATTCCTAGCTCCTTCATGGAAGTTTCTAGTTTTGCACACATTCAACTTGCTCCAAATTCTCTTCACATCAATCAAATGGAACACACGTCCTAAAAGTTGCCTCGACTCTCCgaaaattcccaaatttaagTGAGGAATGCATGCAACCCACAGTTCGGTGATGCGAGATGCAATCTCTGGAAAGAAATGAAGGATAGCCCTTGACAAGACAAATAGTACAGAGAGTACAAGATACAATTCCCTCCATATTATTTCCGTGAATGACCCTCCATTCCAGGGCTTTAAAATTTTCCGATTACTCGATGGGTTGCATGAGTTATCTTCAATCATATCCACTACTGGATCGAGCCCTAcagcaaataaaaataaattagaaaTTAGAAGAGACATGCAGTATTTTTATCCCAAAACtctttaagaaatattttacaCCATAGAACTAACTGTACATGTATTATTGAAAATAAGTTTATACAAAACAGAGTCAAAGAAACGAAAGAAACACAAGGCCACGgagaaaaaagaataaaaataataaaagtcaataattatagataaatatatataacatgctGAAAAAGGCTAATGAATAAGATCTTGATGGTGAATAAAACTGAACATCAGCAGATCAATTATGTGTATCGCTAATTTAGTTTCAATATCAGTTACAAACTTAACTAAGTGAACTTCTAGTCCACTTATGTAACCTCTTATATAATCACTTTATCATTAATAAAATATCGTTTCCCATAAAAAAAATGCCATCGCAAATTTCAGGAGATGAGTATTTCAACTTAAGTACTCAACCATTTCCAATGGTGCAGATAGGTTATGATTATTTATGCAATTTGGATTTCCATAGACGAGGGAAAGCATAAATGTGTAACATGCTGGATAGTTTTACCAGAACAGTGGGCAATAAGTATCACATAACAACTAGAAAACAGGTTTTCACCAGGTGAGATACCTGTAGCTCTTTTATAGAAATTGACGAGAGACGTGAGATCTCTTCGACCATGATACTTCCATCGCACGTTCTGATTAACTATAAGTAGCGAGGGTACACTGTGAACCCCGTATCTAGAAAAAACACTGCACAAAATGCACAAGGAAGTTAATCTTGTAGAAGATGTCTCTCCTAAGGAGACAGATGCCAGGGACGACGCCCAAAATAAATCTTGTAGAAGATGTCTCTCCTAAGGAGACAGATGCCAGGGACGGAAATAACACCGAATCTCCAATTCTGGaagaatgtgtattaaatttTCCTGAATGTTAAAACTTGTCTCGTCTACCAAAAGGACAAACCCAAACAAAATGAAAATAAGTGCTCTAGGTAGATTTATTGATAGTTCACCTCATGTAAAAGGATGATGTTGTTGAAAACCAAGAAACGTAGTGCAATGACCAAATCAATCTCATATAGAACCATTTTCATGATCAAGGAATGACATGCGAACTGAAAAGTAACATGATGTCATCTATATAACCAGACTAAAAAAGAGAGAAAGAACACCATCTAAAGGTGCACATTCAGCCATCTATTTGACCAGGTAAAAGCCGAAGGACACTATGTATCAGTATATGCATGCAACGGACAGCTAGGTTAGCCTTCATCGTGTTAAACTGCCTGCAATTTTCAGTCAgggtatttttttttcttccatcTGATTTATACATTGTAGCCAGTTTAAGGCACTGAATCAATTATCAACATCTCGCATTGATCATCAATTTATGACGCTTTCATAAATTAGATTACTTCCCATTTCAACTACGTTATTAATTTTTCTGGAGCCTCCTTAAATCCAACAATATTGGAGTAATCACTTTGAGTTTTTACGCTGAACATGAGGAAGTGGCGCAAATACTGACTAGAGCTATTCCATTATGTTCAACATCCAAAAGCATGCCACATTTTAAGTAAAACTGTAAAGAGTTATCAGATGAAACAGGAAAAATTGATAAAGAATTAACAGCGATATACAGATAAGCTCAGAAATAGTCTTTCTATAATTGCAGTGACACGAGGAATTGAAGTTCGCAATACAAGATAAAAGCTATGGAGTGGTTCAGCTGCCTGCGCATAAATTTTACAGTCAAGAAGAGTAATGAGTAGAAGTGTGCCTAAAATGACAAAAGGGATCAAACCATTATTAAATCACATGACTGACTTCACTCGAACAAATATATCCATGCTGCAACTTTCGGACAGCAATGGACCATCTGCTCATGATGTGATGCTAAATGGTAATTGTAAAGATTATATGGTTCAAAATGCTTTGTTTTGAAATGAAGGATAAACCAAAACATCATTTTGGCTGGCTAAAAAAGtacaatttttttctttaagaTAACGCCCTTTTTCGGGAGCAAAAGTTTGTGTTTTAAATGGGGGAGAGGAATTAAAGGCGGAAGTGTTACATAGAGGGCCTATATAAGTTTGgtcatgttttaagtttgtGATTCTCAGTTCCAATAAAACAATTGTTTGACATGTTTTTGGGATATAACGAATTTAACTTTGTCTTAATACCATCAGCTCCGATTTACTTGAATACACGATCCATCTCAACCACTTCTTTTTTCGGTCGAGAACTTCTGCTTCCGTTAATTTACAATTTGGTTGCGTTGACATCGTGTCACTTGTTTGGCTTGTAAACTTCTATTTCGCTCATTCAAACAAACCTGAGATTTTCCTTCAAGTTTTATAGAAAAATTGCCACAAAACGACCGGCTGAGAGAGCTTTTCGACCCATATACCTCATTAGTATTGTTAATTAAGACCAAATGATTAACAATTGTAGAAATTAGAATTTAAAAATCCCAACTTTGTTCATTATTTCTGCTTGCAAATACAATCTAACTGGCATAAAAAACTTATTCCTTTCTTCAAGCTTATATGAGAGACGGTTATTTATTTCTCGTATGATGACTAGATATTTTTAGTAGGATCTTGGATTTTGAGTCAAGGTTTTCAAAAAGTGGTCAGTAGTGTGTGTGTTCAAATGCAACAATAAAATACATGAATAatcatcaaaatttacatttggaAGACAAAGATAAACTcactatttaaaataaataagccGTTGGAATATCCGAATATCGCAATATGATaatgaaaaaaagaaaataaacatgcatacaTAAATTCTATTTCCTCTATAGGTTGGGATTACATTCACCAAAGTCTGAACGAGTAAGAATTGGCATAATGACATCCATAATAGTTACCAATTATTGCTATTATCATTAATAAACACCTTATTATAAAGCATAAATCAGCAGATCCTGAAATTCAGAGTATCTCTGTGTACTCGAGCATTGTATAATTGcctattcaaaataaaattcattttaGCATTCAAATCATCGAGAAATCAGGGCATGGATGCATGAGCTAGAATAAATGAATTAATTGTCATATATTAATTGACTCCAATTTTTTGGTAGGATGAAAGTAATCAATCAGTTTATGAAAATTTAGAATCTAATGGTACCAATCAATGGTACGTGTACTTTGTCAAAAACGCATTATTGTGTTTTTGGATTGTGATAAAATTGAGGATCATGCAAAAGACCAACACAGCTTAGTGCTTTTAAACAAATAAAGAGCTGTTGCCTAGTTAATCTTAATATAAACATACTTCAATATAGTTTGGTTTATAGACATAAAACTGCTTCCCAGAAGTACTACTCATGAAAGAAGCCATTTGGTAGCTCGTTGTCACATGAAAAatcattcaaaatttcaaatgaCCTCTTTTCTCTATATACCTTAGTATGGCATCACAAACCGgaaggaaagaaagaaagaaagaaagaaagaaaatagaCTAAACGATCAAGAACCCTACACTTGGGTCAAAGTTTCTCGAATTATATTTCTGCCGAACAAGAAAAAGAAATGGCCAAAACCCCATCATAATGAAATGGTTTCCAACATTTAAGCTCAAGCCGCTGTTAAAGAAAAGAAATAAGCTTTCGCAGAATTAGCCTTCTAGGTATCTATCCCATCTTCAAGAAGACAAATTTATGTAACATAAAAATCTGAATACCAAAAATACCAGCAATTCTTCGAAACAAAAACACGAAacaaaagatttaaaaaaaaattttgtaagGAGCATAAAATgtataatcaaatcataaatcacATCTAGCACATTTTAAAACAGCATACTATACCAAAATTAGAACCAAATAATCACCTGGATCGCAGACAAATACAAAAAGGTCGAAAACGGGCACTGGGAATTCAGATCGTGAAGAAAGGTTTTGAATTCACGAGGGTGACAAGTAGCCAGGGACGCCGACGCGGGCCGAAACGACGCCGCCGAAGTGGCCAATATACACACGAATATACAGGCGATTTTTCTGATCGGAACCTCCATAGAaaaaatcaagaataattccgGACAATTTGAGGGtgaaaaaacaagaaaaagaagCTAGCTGGTTCAATCGATGCTCTCCCCGTTTCAGCTCAGAGAGGGATATGGAAGAATGTTGGGATTTTTGCAATTTTACAATTAGAATTCCTCTTTCTCTTATCTATCTATCATGGAGTTTCATCGACCAACCACCATTGACAGCGATATTGTTTTCGCATAGCAACTATGATCATTATCAAGAAGAATGTCCGTACGAGCTTAGCTCAGTTGGTCAGTGAATCTTGGAAAAATGATCAGGGATCGAGTCTCGCAAACGGCAGTGTGGGAGTTAAATTTCCTCCAATGAGGAGAGCTCCTTGTGTGCGgcgtagcataaggtctagctgctGTTGGTTAGCTGAAtcaccatgatttacctcctctcacattcCTGTCGGGCCGAGGGTGAGAGACGCAtaaggtgagcgatttcaccttttggagAAAAAAAGAATTCTTCCTTTTATTATGTTTTTGTAAATAACAATATATAATACATTTGTGAAATAAAAGGCTTTCAAAGCGAGTCCAATCTATCACCTATCACATATATAAAATTGAAAATTGttaagttcttctttgagtaattaatgaattttattaatattaatataataatctTTTAAGTTCTtcgttaattaatttatttggtaTTAACAATTATCaagatgtatttcattccctTTAAACTCATGACTGTTATAAGACCAAAAAGATCCAAATGCATCAATGATAAGCATCTGGAGAAAGATTTAATACCCTTGTTTTTTAATGAAAatcttacttgtttaccaaactgacatgctgaacaaattttatcttttgagaaATCAATTTTAGGCTGACCAGTTACAAACTCATGATAACTCATATGAAcgatggatttgaaattcaagtagttcaacattttatgccacaaccagtttttagaagatttagtagctataaaacaaactggtgcattaGGTTGATTAGTCTAACTTACCTTGTAAGTGTTACCACATCGATTACCAGTTATGATGATGTCATCAGTTGAGTTCTTAATTCTGCAGGTGTGTttgttgaactgaactgaaaaattgTTATCGAATAAgtcataactgactgatgctaatcaagtcaAAGTTCAGATTGTTAACGAGTAAGACatcattaataatattattatcatgGATAAGTTTACCCTTACCCATAGTTCTACCTTTTTAGTTGTCTCCAAAATTGATGTTTGGACTAGagtacttgatcagttgagatagcaaatTAGCATCCCCTGTCATATTTCacgagcatccactgtccaaatactaAATTGATTCTTTTGTTGGTGTacatgttacctgcaatcacacataATGAATAATTTTTTGTACTCATgtctatttgggtcctaaactgattagtctTTTGTGAagccagacttggatcagtctgactGACATTTCCACTCATTGTGTTCCAAATGATTTTTCCCGGCTTCTATGTGTTAGTGTAGTGTGCAGATGAAACGATATGATTTTTtaacctttttcaactgatttttcatttgatatatCTTCTATATTGACTTACAATTATAGTAATTGAAGTAGTCATTCTTAGAGTTCTGATTTTTATAGCTGGACTGTTTAGGTGATCAGCTTCGTAAATCAATTGAACTCGTAGAGCTATATCCAATTCCATATATTTTAGCCTTGTTCTTGTTTTCAATATGTTACACAACAAGTTTACTTGAGAATTCATGTACTATAGTTGACTTTACAaagataatatatatttttttgcacTTATTCAACTTTGGCATAGTATCATTTGCAGAAGGTTCATCATGGCTATTAAAGCCCaaatcagttttatcagtaactgatttttgtAAATCTTGCATCTCAGTCAGCGTGACtgatgacttgttccaagctttaatcatatcagtttgtcTTGAATTTTCAAGTTTTAGCTTCTGAATAAAAAATTGATTCTCAATCATTTCAACTTTCTACTTAGCAATCTCCCTTCTTAGACTTAACaaatcaactgattcatcagtttagtttgttgtctttgggatcagtttgcttagCTTTGGCTTTTTCAAATGAAATAgcaagtttgtgatactcattaaccatgtcatgcaatgttgaAATGATCTCTTATCgtgaaaaatcagttgaactgaaataaaatacttGTTAACTGCTTGATTCCAGTTCTGCATCATTGGCCATTAAGTACTTTACTTCATCTTCATCGTTGAGCTGCTCGAGCTCTCAGAATCTGATTCATCagtatcagtttctgcccaattggatttgctttcttcagccaatagaacttcatgtttctttttgaatgatCTTTTATCATTCTTATCTCTTCTTCTGTGCTCAACTGACTTCTTTCCCTTTTTAGTTGAATATCGACTGTCCTTCTTTGACTTAGAACAATCAGCGATGAAATGTCCTGTTTTttcacagttgtagcaagagTTTGGTTCTTCCTTAGATGTGTTCTTTTGATATTTTCTTTGGAAGGAACCTTGaatttttctcatgaatcttccaaaattTTTAACGAATAATGACGTGGTGTCATTACTCAGCTATTCTACGGTCTTTTCAGCTGAACCTGTTGGTTCCAGTTTCATAGCACTGAGAGCAGCTGTAACTGGTGGCGTTgaaggttctccttctctggtctGCAGTTCGAATTCATAGGTTTTAAGATCTGCAAACAAATCGTGTAATTCTACCTTGTTCAGGTCTTTcgattctctcatagccatcGTCTTAACA from Primulina eburnea isolate SZY01 chromosome 6, ASM2296580v1, whole genome shotgun sequence encodes:
- the LOC140833996 gene encoding uncharacterized protein, which produces MGEMKGVGGGDMVGDENVAPAPRVRRSSLKNQSSTFTNWKHKLRENCFKRVREHRARLLWKLRLPEAADHPSNHENLVKSTLHDIVSDELRKIKESSFHEKYGAPTFDAKTDDMIWEDDLSTSCQGDYEEMLLLMEKIFYEDLRIEKTRKESECFIQTWEDEEDEYLARAVYEHMQLNTEQVEEELWCPICKRGKLQENYHDIYCSHCAVKLTRDDEVNLKLLRRRLGDVHMEHLDRGCRLTPEFCSETKFCLTALYIKCQGCSTFEVVL
- the LOC140835428 gene encoding 5'-adenylylsulfate reductase-like 5, with amino-acid sequence MEVPIRKIACIFVCILATSAASFRPASASLATCHPREFKTFLHDLNSQCPFSTFLYLSAIQERHLLQDLFWASSLASVSLGETSSTRLTSLCILCSVFSRYGVHSVPSLLIVNQNVRWKYHGRRDLTSLVNFYKRATGLDPVVDMIEDNSCNPSSNRKILKPWNGGSFTEIIWRELYLVLSVLFVLSRAILHFFPEIASRITELWVACIPHLNLGIFGESRQLLGRVFHLIDVKRIWSKLNVCKTRNFHEGARNARVWASSLASVSLGETSSTRIFPSRDL